The Roseimicrobium gellanilyticum genome contains a region encoding:
- a CDS encoding TM2 domain-containing protein, which translates to MTDTPSNKTHSKTIGYLLWIFGFTGAHRFYFGKPVTGAIWFFTLGLLGIGWLIDLFLIPGMDEKADRKYTSGPIDYSVAWILQTFLGVFGVHRFYMGKVLTGLLWLVTGGLFLVGWVYDYCTLNGQIDEINRRTRG; encoded by the coding sequence ATGACGGACACCCCTTCCAACAAGACCCACAGCAAGACCATCGGCTACCTGCTCTGGATTTTCGGGTTCACCGGCGCCCACCGTTTCTATTTCGGCAAGCCGGTGACCGGCGCCATCTGGTTCTTCACCCTCGGCCTTCTGGGCATCGGCTGGCTCATCGACCTCTTCCTGATTCCCGGCATGGACGAAAAAGCGGACCGGAAATACACCTCTGGCCCCATCGACTACTCCGTGGCCTGGATTCTGCAGACCTTCCTGGGTGTCTTCGGCGTCCACCGCTTTTACATGGGGAAGGTCCTCACCGGCCTGCTCTGGCTCGTCACCGGGGGCCTCTTCCTCGTCGGCTGGGTGTACGACTATTGCACTTTGAACGGCCAAATCGACGAAATCAACCGCCGGACCCGGGGCTAG